From the genome of Triticum aestivum cultivar Chinese Spring chromosome 3B, IWGSC CS RefSeq v2.1, whole genome shotgun sequence, one region includes:
- the LOC123064527 gene encoding 16.6 kDa heat shock protein-like, translated as MALARCSGVLGNPLSVDFWADADPFGGAVRALAERCPELTNVRVDWKETPAAHVFTADLPGVRKGDAKVEVVDGDVLVISGQRAKEEEEGGGKDERWHRVERSSGGFERRFRLPGGVRVDGVSASMEDGVLTVTVPKEEEAKKPQVKAVEIQGC; from the coding sequence ATGGCTCTGGCGCGGTGCAGCGGCGTGCTGGGCAACCCGCTGTCGGTGGACTTCTGGGCGGACGCGGACCCTTTCGGCGGCGCCGTCCGCGCCCTGGCCGAGCGCTGCCCCGAGCTCACGAACGTCCGCGTCGACTGGAAGGAGACGCCAGCCGCGCACGTCTTCACGGCCGACCTCCCCGGCGTCCGGAAGGGCGACGCCAAGGTGGAAGTCGTGGACGGCGACGTGCTGGTCATCAGCGGCcagcgcgccaaggaggaggaggagggtggcggCAAGGACGAGCGGTGGCACCGGGTGGAGCGCAGCAGCGGCGGGTTCGAGAGGAGGTTCCGTCTGCCGGGGGGCGTGAGGGTAGACGGGGTGAGCGCGTCCATGGAGGACGGCGTGCTGACGGTCACCGTGCCCAAGGAGGAAGAGGCCAAGAAGCCGCAGGTCAAGGCCGTGGAGATCCAAGGCTGCTGA